The Pan troglodytes isolate AG18354 chromosome 6, NHGRI_mPanTro3-v2.0_pri, whole genome shotgun sequence genomic sequence CACGTGTGGACATACCCTCTGCTCCAATTTTCCCATCTCCATCATTATCTGCCGCAGCCATCAAGGACTTGGTTTCTGACTCGGTCAGTTCTCTGGCACCACTCTCAAACTTCTGGAGGAAAAACCTACAGGATAATAAAGATCCATGGGGATTTTCAAAAAGATCATGCATCTCTGTGTTTacacttttgtttttcctttaagcaTATCATCTGTTTCCAGCACCTGCAATAATTAACCAAGGTCTTAGCAAGCAAAGGTTTCCTTAAGCTGTAGAAACCAAT encodes the following:
- the OCM2 gene encoding putative oncomodulin-2 isoform X3, with the protein product MSASQVKDVFRFIDNDQSGYLDEEELKFFLQKFESGARELTESETKSLMAAADNDGDGKIGAEEFQEMVHS